A genome region from Haliotis asinina isolate JCU_RB_2024 chromosome 11, JCU_Hal_asi_v2, whole genome shotgun sequence includes the following:
- the LOC137255429 gene encoding uncharacterized protein, whose product MFLFLILKEMKKTNKTCFFLLCVSSLLCFICFSQMKYLVPDHVLKHSGMNMSEKNLTRQAIPIFGRTVQQEETHQSGQFGVVQDVVLPMDALVDKYIIYECNSHCGGLADRQKGIVTSYLVSQMLKRNFGLFMRAPCEFSKFVIPNLVEWRIEEAKLKGRSRETIRAIDNVRLGREMENSNLETMYDKDVTYYMGNRDYTPSLMKNPLFSSVKWAQNKSLHDIYRIAFSQLFRFAPKTQIKFDSFNAEAERASKQLICAHLRMGKSETIPRDAPKITYRPDLESVVLFLKEQVQMAGSCRVFIATDSDEARVVLKRAFPEHFIEIKGQIVHIDRLTKGVDACSGMEKAILDEYILSTCNTLIMSKSGFSRMAAIVRGSDKRLFLASQKNITRSERLDPSPYKTNFVSGHRKT is encoded by the exons atgttcctgtTCCTGATCCTGAAG gaaatgaagaaaacgaacaaaacatgtttctttCTCCTCTGTGTATCATCACTGCTGTGCTTCATCTGTTTCTCACAGATGAAATATCTTGTTCCTGATCACGTCTTGAAACATTCTGGGATGAATATGTCAGAAAAGAACCTCACTCGTCAGGCTATACCGATTTTTGGCCGAACTGTTCAGCAAGAGGAGACACATCAGTCAGGTCAGTTTGGTGTCGTACAGGATGTTGTACTACCAATGGACGCCTTGGTGGataaatacataatttatgaatgtaattctcACTGCGGTGGTctggcagacagacagaaaggTATCGTTACATCTTATTTAGTCTCACAGATGTTGAAACGGAACTTTGGATTATTCATGAGAGCCCCCTGtgagttttcaaaatttgtcATTCCAAATCTGGTGGAATGGAGGATTGAAGAGGCAAAGCTTAAAGGTCGGAGTCGAGAAACCATCAGAGCCATTGATAACGTACGGCTTGGTAGAGAAATGGAAAACAGTAATCTGGAAACGATGTATGACAAGGACGTCACTTACTACATGGGAAATAGAGATTACACTCCAAGTCTCATGAAGAACCCTCTGTTTTCTTCGGTAAAATGGGCACAGAACAAAAGTCTCCATGATATCTACAGAATTGCATTTTCACAGCTCTTCCGATTTGCACCCAAAACACAGATAAAGTTCGATTCCTTCAACGCTGAAGCAGAGAGAGCATCTAAACAGTTAATTTGTGCACATCTACGAATGGGGAAGTCTGAAACAATACCCCGTGATGCTCCTAAAATCACTTATCGGCCTGATCTGGAATCGGTTGTCCTGTTCTTGAAGGAACAAGTACAAATGGCTGGTTCGTGTAGAGTGTTCATCGCAACAGACTCAGATGAGGCCAGAGTTGTGTTGAAACGAGCATTTCCTGAACACTTCATCGAAATTAAAGGTCAGATAGTTCACATCGACCGCCTGACAAAAGGGGTTGATGCTTGTTCTGGCATGGAGAAAGCTATTTTAGATGAGTATATCCTCTCAACGTGTAACACTCTGATAATGTCGAAAAGTGGCTTCAGCCGAATGGCTGCCATTGTCAGGGGATCTGACAAGAGACTATTTTTGGCTTCCCAGAAGAACATAACAAGAAGCGAACGATTAGACCCGTCACCCTACAAAACTAACTTTGTTTCCGGACACCGGAAAacctaa